Within the Telopea speciosissima isolate NSW1024214 ecotype Mountain lineage chromosome 4, Tspe_v1, whole genome shotgun sequence genome, the region GGTTATCATGTTTCCTATTCAATTGACTTTGCATGTTGCCAGGTCCAATTCAAATTCTGTTTGCTAACAAACCAAAGCCAGGATCCATTAAATGGGACCTTAAGCCATATTAAAATGTGTTTGAGACTGCTAATGAGCCCTTGGTCTGGAATTGATGTTAGCGTTCAACCTATAACGAAAGGGATCTGATGACTCTGATCTATGTGTAAGGTTGGTTGACACACTGTTGCACTAAACACCTCTGAGTTAAAACTGAATCACAGAAGGGTGATTTGAAGTAGAACCAAAGCAATAGCTGGTGAACTATTAGGCCAAACGCACAAATAACTAATCCAATAACTTACAGTCGGGGATGGTGTGCCAGCCTTCAAGAAGACCATATTCACTGAAATGACCTCGCCTTCTGCCTTCAAACCCGACTTTAACATGTCAAATTGAGCAGCACGGAACCTCCTCACGCTCTCGATGCTCTTCTGCAGGTTCTCCATTGCACTATTGTCGTAAAGCTTTGACCCATGTCCAGGGGCACCAGTAGCCTTAATCACAAGCCACCATGGGCACCTCTCCGCATAGAAAATACGGTAATTGTCACTCGTCGAAGCCAGCCCTATCAGAGTTCCGAACCGAAAATTTTTAAGTGTACTGTAATTCTGAAAACCAAACTACTTCTAAATAGCAAGGATGTTTACCTTCGTCAAGGACGATCCCAACATTCATTTTCTCAAATTCTTCCGACTCTGCAAGCTTCTCAGCTCCGTTATGGCCACCGATTTCCTCGTCCGGAACGAATGAAACATAAAGCGTCCTAACCGGCTGAAACCCATAGTTTTTCAATCTGCGGATGGCCTCAAGGTATTGCATCCCAACACACTTCATGTCCTGCGATCCTCTCGCATAAATATTTCCAGCCTGATCGATGTGAGCGTCGAAAGGACCGTGAGTCCACTTATGTTGCTCGGCAGGTACCACGTCGGTGTGCGAATTTAGGAGAATGGAAGAAAGACTAGGGTTTGTACCGGGCCATTTGAGGAGAACAACAGGCGTACCCTTAACGAACTCGAGGATTTGGGATTCGAGGCCGATGACTTTGGCCTGAGAGAGGATGAAATCTGTAACTCCAAAGTAGTCAGGATTCGGCTGAGCTGTGTTGATTTGAAGGTACTGTTGGAATCTGGATATTATCGCCGATGAATCCTTTGGCAATGAAACGACGACTGAGGGAAGTGTCGATGCGACGAAGAACAATACGAGATATAGAAAACAGGGGAGATAAGATAGAGAGATTCTCTCCATTTTTCCACTTTTCACGAGAGTTTCAGCGAAGCGTACCGATAGAGAGGCGACGTGGCAGTGGGAAAGTGGAGCTCCGTCACAGCTGGAATAGTGTAATTGCCTTATAGGAGCAAAAACTCGGGGATCGAGATTCTCACAAGCGTGAGTACAGAGACAATGAATGGGCAGGGGTTAGATCGTCATTTCAGATTCTTTGAGAGGAACCAAACAACTGTAGGGAACCTGTGAGAATCCATGCACCATTGTATACAACTCCTTCTCATTGGCCATTACCCATAATTTATATCCACTGCCGTATCtctgattttgtattttcaaaTGATAGATGATCTCATTTATCtggggaaaaacaaaataacagaTCCATCTCCATAACTCTTTGCATTTAATCAGTGGcgcttcctcatcttcttcttgtttttgttggaaataaTCATCCAAAATATACAAACTTAGCGTCACAAACCTCAAGATATATGGAGAAATTTAAACAATCGATGAGGCAAAGTCGTGTCACtggtcactctccttaagataatagtttttttttatgatacaAATCGGATTCTTGCAAATCAACATTCAAGATAAAACAGCCTTTCAAGTCTCTTAAGTTATCGTTGCACTTGCTTATTAGACCACATCAAGACACTTTAGGGTTGTGCTCAATTGAACGTAAAAACGAACAATGATAGAAAAAatcaagagaaaataaaaaaataaatgaggcACTGAAATGCGTTATCATGTTTTATATTCCTTTGAACCTTTAGTACAATCCCAGCAACTCTCAAATTATGAGTTCCCTCTTAGTCAAGAGGAAGAACTCAGTCGCTTGCAATTTCTTAGTGTTCGGGCTCACCGATGAAACCCTCCTTTGGAAAGCCCTAAATCGTAATGGCTGCACCGTTTTCCTTGGCGAGAATGAAAGACAAGCTAAGTAGACCAAATGAAGGAAAATGATTAGTCTGCAAGGGAGGGACTTGATTCAAAAGTGTTGGATAGAGTCAAAGGACAACCGGATAGGGGGTGATGGGTTTACTTGGACAAATGGGTGATTTGGGGGTTTTAAAGTAccaagagagaaggagagataaAAGTACACTTTTGGGGGTTGGTAAGACATTTTTAGGAAAGTGAGAACAAAGTTTAAGGTAGAGAAGTATCAGTAAATATAGACAAAATGTAGGGGATTCGTAGTAATTGTCCCATCTAAATACATCTATAGGGGTgtcatttaaatatttttaaagtacttgaatcaaattaaattttttttatttattttggtaaacTGAATCGAATTAATTGTAGGCATAGTTTTCCTACATGGTGGGATTAAGAAGCTTTCCCTAAATAGTGCTAAGAAACTATTACAGAACATGCTAATTAGATCTTAAAATTGATGGTCATATTGGAATATAGAAACCCTTGCCTCACGTTTTACAATTCAGCACAAAGGCATAACTCCACGTGCCACAATAAATGATTTATCTTGGTACAAAAGATAGACAATTGGGAAATTTTTTGATACATGATTAATCTCTAGACAAGTTTAATCAACACAGCCTTATTTTGCATGTTTGGGAGTCTAAACCCCAACCTTCATGGTCTTAGGTAAACAAATTTTATCCCACCCTACACCAtacctttttttctctccctcctttgtttcttttcaaaatctcAAACAAATAGAGTCCAATTAGCATATATCTTCTTCGTCGTTGAGAAACATGACATCCAATAGGTATGAACAACACTTATAACCGATTTAACTAATATTGCCCTCCCTGCTTGGGTTAAAAGAGGGATCTTCCAACCACTAGGATTATTTTCTACCCTCCTAATTAAATGGTCCCAATCTCGAGAATTATTTCTATTAAAGAAATACAGCGGTACTCAAATATTTCGCACCCTCCTTGATATGGTTGATTCCAAGATTACAGGACACCATTTGCTTTATATGATGACTAACTGATCTACCAAACGACACACTACTTTTGCTAAAATTTATTATTGTCCAGAGATATATCTTGAAACAGGTTCATAAATTACACAAATTGCACACACAATAGAGATGTCATCTCCATCTACtctatatataaaaattaaaaaaaaattatcctctAAAAGCAAGTGATTAATCTCGGGACacatattttctattttaattcctTTATATAAATTAATATTCTTATAGACATTCAATATCCTAGAGAGACCGTCCATACTCCATAGCAATGATAAAAAGCTAATGTCTCCTTAAAAATCTCGAAACTACTACCATCCATcttaaaggagaaaaagaatataatgaATAAAGGGTTTCTTACAATTATCATCCCAAATTTTTACTATTTATTAttactttttcaaaaaatttcaaacaattGTTACCCCTTGTGATGCATACTAACCACTAACTGACCCCACCGTCACATTTtcgtaacggtgggggttaatCGTGACAGTGTACCTTCGTCACGAATTTTCTAAAACCTAAATGTCCTTCTCAAATggtaattatataaaaataaaaaaaaataaaaaaaacccatcagCGTCCTTCTCCTCATCCTCCTTctccgtcttcttcttcatcttcttcatctctgcaAACCCAAAATGTGACTgcaatcaaaccaaaataaaaaaccagaTTTAGATCCGAGTACATCACGTACAGTCAATAAGAACAGTCTCCCTGTCACAAAAGGAGACAAGGCAAAATGTACTACTGCCTAGACTAGGAtgagttcaaagttcaaacaaaaagaaaaaagtttgtggaaaaaaaatagaaagatacCATGTCTTCCGTCTTACGACTTCCGATATAACTTCAATTTGGGACACCAAGCTCACTAACCGAGTCCTTTAcagaacgagaagaagaaacagagacaCAAGACGATAACTATACCCTAGATCAACCGCAGAATTCCTTCTCCCAAGCTCTCAAAGGTACCAAACTCTATTTTCAGCTAATCAGCTTCCATTATTTCAAGTCCGAACTCTAAAACAGTTTCTTCACAGAATGTCAGAACAGGCGACTCAAATCTGATGTTACTACAGCTGTCAAAAGGTCAGGTAGGCGAAGACTCTCTGTTTCACTTGATT harbors:
- the LOC122659862 gene encoding aminoacylase-1-like → MERISLSYLPCFLYLVLFFVASTLPSVVVSLPKDSSAIISRFQQYLQINTAQPNPDYFGVTDFILSQAKVIGLESQILEFVKGTPVVLLKWPGTNPSLSSILLNSHTDVVPAEQHKWTHGPFDAHIDQAGNIYARGSQDMKCVGMQYLEAIRRLKNYGFQPVRTLYVSFVPDEEIGGHNGAEKLAESEEFEKMNVGIVLDEGLASTSDNYRIFYAERCPWWLVIKATGAPGHGSKLYDNSAMENLQKSIESVRRFRAAQFDMLKSGLKAEGEVISVNMVFLKAGTPSPTGFVMNLQPSEAEAGFDIRVPPIVDEKSLEKRIEEEWAPSSRNMTFEFKQKVSTLNQFGKPVLTATDDSNPWWTIFEGAVKKANGKLGKPEVFPAATDSRYFRQRGLPAIGFSPMANTPVLLHDHNEFLNQAEYLKGIEIYESIIKAYTSYTEHTGNVVSKDEL